From the Pseudarthrobacter sp. MM222 genome, one window contains:
- the gndA gene encoding NADP-dependent phosphogluconate dehydrogenase: MSAHIGVTGLAVMGANLARNLARNGFTVALHNRSVEKTDTLLAKHGQDGDFVRTETLQELVDSLEKPRRVLIMVKAGKPVDSVIEQLEPLLEAGDIIIDAGNSHYEDTRRREAALAKKDLHFVGIGVSGGEEGALNGPSIMPGGSKESYAALGPLLEKIAAHVDGKPCCAWIGTDGAGHFVKMVHNGIEYADMQVIGEAFDLLRSGAGIEPAEQAKIFEEWNKGELASFLIEISAEVLGHVDGKTGKPFVDVVVDAAGQKGTGRWTVISALELGSPTSGIAESVFARALSSQAEQRKLAQELLAGEELPVEVPETFVEDVRQALYASKLVSYAQGLDMLTSAATEYGWDLRLDEIASLWRGGCIIRAELLKEITNAYAAEEKPANLLFAPAFTKAIAEVLPAWRRVVSTAVQLGIPVPVFSSSLAYYDGLRRKRLPAAVIQGQRDLFGAHTYGRVDAEGTFHTLWGEDKSEIEAVDTH, from the coding sequence ATGTCAGCACACATCGGTGTCACCGGCCTTGCGGTGATGGGGGCCAACCTCGCCCGCAACCTGGCCCGGAACGGCTTCACCGTTGCCCTGCACAACCGGTCCGTCGAGAAGACCGACACGCTCCTGGCCAAGCACGGCCAGGACGGCGACTTCGTCCGCACGGAGACCCTCCAGGAACTCGTTGATTCCCTTGAGAAACCCCGCCGTGTGCTGATCATGGTCAAGGCCGGCAAGCCGGTCGACTCCGTGATCGAACAGCTCGAGCCGCTGCTGGAGGCGGGCGATATCATCATCGACGCCGGCAACTCGCACTACGAGGACACCCGCCGCCGTGAAGCCGCGCTCGCGAAGAAGGACCTGCACTTCGTCGGCATCGGCGTCTCCGGCGGCGAGGAAGGAGCCCTTAACGGCCCCTCGATCATGCCGGGCGGTTCCAAGGAGTCCTACGCGGCCCTCGGCCCGCTGCTGGAAAAGATTGCCGCGCACGTCGACGGCAAGCCCTGCTGCGCCTGGATCGGCACCGACGGTGCAGGCCACTTCGTCAAGATGGTCCACAACGGCATCGAGTACGCGGACATGCAGGTCATCGGTGAGGCCTTCGACCTGCTCCGTTCCGGCGCCGGCATTGAACCGGCCGAGCAGGCGAAGATCTTCGAGGAGTGGAACAAGGGCGAGCTCGCCTCCTTCCTGATCGAGATCTCCGCCGAGGTCCTCGGACACGTCGACGGCAAGACTGGCAAGCCGTTCGTCGACGTCGTCGTGGACGCCGCCGGGCAGAAGGGCACCGGCCGCTGGACGGTTATCTCCGCCCTCGAGCTCGGCTCCCCGACGTCGGGCATCGCCGAATCCGTCTTCGCCCGCGCCCTGTCCTCCCAGGCCGAGCAGCGCAAGCTGGCCCAGGAACTCCTCGCTGGCGAAGAACTTCCCGTCGAGGTCCCCGAGACGTTCGTCGAGGATGTCCGCCAGGCGCTCTACGCCTCCAAGCTGGTCTCCTACGCGCAGGGGCTGGACATGCTCACCTCCGCGGCGACGGAGTACGGCTGGGACCTGAGGCTGGACGAGATCGCCTCGCTCTGGCGCGGCGGCTGCATCATCCGCGCCGAGCTGCTCAAGGAAATCACCAACGCGTACGCCGCGGAGGAGAAGCCGGCCAACCTGCTCTTCGCCCCGGCCTTCACCAAGGCGATCGCCGAGGTCCTCCCGGCCTGGCGCCGGGTGGTCTCCACGGCGGTCCAGCTCGGCATCCCGGTGCCGGTCTTCTCCTCCTCGCTGGCCTACTACGACGGCCTGCGCCGCAAGCGCCTTCCGGCCGCCGTGATCCAGGGCCAGCGTGACCTCTTCGGCGCCCACACCTACGGCCGTGTCGATGCCGAGGGCACCTTCCACACGCTCTGGGGCGAAGACAAGTCCGAGATCGAGGCAGTGGACACGCACTAG
- a CDS encoding FadR/GntR family transcriptional regulator, with protein MPTSLHHRAIEHLGARIVAGELPAGHVMLAEQLENELKVSRSVVREAVRVLQSLGLVETTKRVGIRVLPANRWNPFDPLVIRWRLAGEGRGGQLRSLAELRAAVEPVAAELAAVNAPEELRRELVQVSHAMRDAGRAGDVPRFLELDIHFHSLLLTGSGNEMFANMVGQVAETLTGRTVHGLMPDHPRATALQWHVDVAEAIAAGNATAAWEASNRIMRETISEMEPSWKNQPRVFVPLQHR; from the coding sequence ATGCCAACCAGCCTCCACCACCGTGCCATCGAACATCTGGGCGCCCGCATCGTCGCGGGTGAACTCCCGGCGGGTCATGTCATGCTGGCCGAGCAGCTCGAAAATGAACTCAAAGTCTCCCGCTCCGTCGTCCGGGAGGCCGTCCGCGTCCTGCAGTCCCTGGGCCTGGTCGAAACCACCAAACGCGTCGGGATCCGGGTCCTGCCGGCCAACCGCTGGAACCCCTTTGATCCCCTCGTCATCCGCTGGCGGCTTGCCGGCGAGGGACGCGGAGGCCAGCTGCGCTCGCTCGCCGAGCTGCGCGCCGCCGTCGAACCCGTGGCCGCGGAGCTGGCAGCGGTCAATGCCCCCGAGGAGCTGCGGCGTGAACTCGTGCAGGTCTCGCACGCCATGCGCGACGCCGGCCGGGCCGGCGATGTGCCGCGATTCCTGGAGCTGGACATCCACTTCCATTCGCTGCTGCTCACCGGTTCCGGCAACGAGATGTTCGCCAACATGGTGGGCCAGGTGGCCGAAACCCTGACGGGGCGCACCGTGCACGGCCTGATGCCGGACCACCCCCGGGCAACGGCCCTGCAGTGGCATGTGGACGTGGCCGAAGCGATTGCCGCCGGAAATGCTACTGCGGCGTGGGAGGCGTCGAACCGGATCATGCGCGAGACCATCTCGGAGATGGAGCCCAGCTGGAAGAACCAGCCCCGGGTGTTCGTGCCGCTGCAGCACCGCTAA
- a CDS encoding L-idonate 5-dehydrogenase codes for MRGGTELPAPGLPAREVPAPELPASTAAVVAHAAGDLRIEDIPVPAPAAGEAVVEVAFGGICGSDLHYWLHGAAGESVLKAPLVLGHEIVGTVLLSAADGTGPAAGTAVAVHPATPGPGTARYPEDRPNLSPGCTYLGSAARFPHTDGAFSRYAVLPARMLRPLPAGLPLRTAALVEPASVAWHAVARAGDVTGKTALVIGCGPIGSLAVAVLKRAGARRIVAVDMHAKPLEIAKAVGADEVLTGDDADAIAAVEADIVIESSGSHYGLASAIKGAVRGGKVVMVGLLPSGPQPVLISLAITRELELLGSFRFNDEIDEVIRALADGSLAVDPVVTHTFPLDQGLEAFEVARNSAGSGKVLLDFRPGR; via the coding sequence ATGCGCGGCGGCACCGAACTGCCGGCTCCGGGACTGCCGGCCAGGGAAGTGCCGGCTCCGGAACTGCCGGCCTCGACGGCGGCGGTAGTGGCCCACGCAGCGGGGGATCTCCGGATCGAGGACATCCCGGTGCCCGCACCGGCGGCCGGCGAAGCGGTTGTCGAAGTGGCGTTCGGCGGCATCTGCGGCTCGGACCTGCACTACTGGCTGCACGGCGCGGCGGGTGAATCGGTCCTCAAGGCGCCGTTGGTCCTGGGCCACGAGATCGTAGGAACGGTGCTGCTGTCGGCCGCGGACGGAACCGGGCCGGCGGCCGGCACCGCCGTCGCCGTCCATCCCGCCACGCCGGGACCGGGAACCGCCCGGTATCCCGAAGACCGTCCCAACCTTTCACCCGGCTGCACGTACCTGGGCAGCGCCGCACGCTTCCCCCACACGGATGGCGCCTTCAGCCGGTACGCCGTGCTGCCGGCCCGGATGCTCCGCCCCCTGCCTGCTGGCCTTCCGCTCCGGACCGCCGCCCTGGTTGAACCGGCCAGCGTGGCCTGGCACGCCGTCGCGCGGGCGGGAGACGTAACCGGAAAGACGGCCCTGGTGATCGGCTGCGGCCCTATCGGCTCCTTGGCCGTTGCAGTCCTCAAACGCGCGGGGGCGCGGCGGATCGTGGCTGTGGACATGCACGCCAAGCCGCTGGAAATAGCCAAGGCCGTGGGTGCCGACGAGGTCCTGACGGGCGACGATGCCGACGCCATTGCGGCGGTGGAGGCAGACATCGTGATCGAGTCCTCCGGAAGCCATTACGGCCTGGCTTCGGCCATCAAGGGGGCGGTCCGCGGCGGCAAGGTGGTGATGGTGGGGCTCCTGCCATCGGGCCCGCAGCCTGTCCTGATCTCGCTGGCGATCACCCGAGAGCTGGAGCTCCTGGGTTCATTCCGCTTCAACGACGAAATAGATGAGGTCATTCGTGCGCTTGCTGACGGATCGCTGGCCGTGGATCCCGTGGTGACCCACACTTTTCCCCTGGACCAGGGGTTGGAAGCCTTCGAGGTGGCCAGGAACTCGGCCGGGTCCGGCAAGGTGCTGCTCGACTTCAGGCCCGGGCGTTAG
- a CDS encoding SDR family oxidoreductase: protein MSGLFDLTGRVSLVTGSSRGIGNALARALADAGATVVLNGINAERLKAAETAMAADYPAGRVHSCAFDVTSDAEAARGVAWVEENVGPLEILVNNAGIQHRVSMLELDVADWERVISTDLTSAFLVGREAARRMIPRGRGKIINICSVQTDLARPTIAPYVAAKGGLRNLTRAMTAEWAASGLQINGIAPGYIHTEMTQNLVDDEQFNSWILGRTPAHRWGTVQDLAGPAVWLASDGSNFVNGQTIFIDGGMTVVV from the coding sequence ATGAGCGGACTTTTTGACCTGACGGGGCGCGTATCCCTGGTCACCGGCTCCAGCCGGGGGATCGGCAACGCCCTGGCCCGGGCCCTCGCCGACGCGGGGGCCACAGTGGTGCTCAATGGCATCAACGCGGAACGGCTGAAGGCCGCCGAAACCGCCATGGCTGCGGACTACCCGGCCGGCCGGGTGCACAGCTGCGCCTTCGACGTCACCAGCGACGCCGAGGCGGCCCGCGGCGTGGCCTGGGTGGAAGAAAACGTGGGCCCGCTGGAGATCCTGGTGAACAACGCCGGCATCCAGCACCGCGTCTCCATGCTGGAGCTGGACGTCGCGGACTGGGAGCGGGTGATCTCCACGGACCTGACCAGCGCGTTCCTTGTGGGCCGTGAAGCGGCCCGGCGCATGATTCCGCGCGGCCGCGGCAAGATCATCAACATCTGCTCGGTCCAGACCGACCTCGCCCGGCCCACCATCGCCCCCTACGTTGCGGCCAAGGGCGGCCTGCGGAACCTGACCCGGGCCATGACGGCGGAGTGGGCGGCCTCCGGCCTGCAGATCAACGGGATCGCACCGGGCTACATCCACACCGAGATGACCCAGAACCTCGTGGACGATGAGCAGTTCAACTCCTGGATCCTGGGCCGGACGCCCGCGCACCGGTGGGGCACGGTGCAGGACCTGGCCGGCCCGGCCGTGTGGCTCGCGTCCGATGGCTCGAATTTCGTGAACGGCCAGACCATCTTCATCGACGGTGGAATGACGGTGGTGGTGTGA
- a CDS encoding NAD(P)-dependent oxidoreductase — MDRKEAGFVGLGLMGSPMAANLLRAGWSVSAWNRSAAALDAFEALGGGTAAEVEGLRDKPVIIFMLPDLSYIEDASAALLASWSANPPAAGTAVVVMSSVSPAAVKEFGARVDAASGGNAVVVDAPVSGGTKGAVDGTLAIMAGASEADFQRLLPLFGAMGTTVRRLGPLGSGSLAKACNQLIVGTTTAALAEAAELAERSGLDVAALYEVLAGGLAGSRVLDVVGPRLAAKDYAPTGPAKFMHKDLSFVLESAAAVNAAVPMTAAGVELYAELKRQGLGDQDLAVVRQTIANLSDNGASQPLHSSHDQVRISER; from the coding sequence ATGGACCGGAAGGAAGCCGGCTTTGTGGGCCTGGGGCTCATGGGCTCTCCGATGGCAGCAAACCTGCTCAGGGCGGGCTGGTCCGTCAGCGCCTGGAACCGTTCGGCGGCAGCTCTTGATGCGTTCGAAGCCCTCGGAGGCGGCACCGCGGCCGAGGTGGAAGGGCTGCGAGACAAGCCGGTCATCATCTTCATGCTCCCGGACCTCTCCTACATCGAGGACGCCAGCGCGGCTCTCCTGGCGAGCTGGTCAGCGAATCCACCGGCTGCCGGCACCGCCGTCGTGGTCATGAGCAGCGTCTCGCCGGCCGCGGTGAAGGAGTTCGGCGCCCGGGTGGATGCTGCGAGCGGCGGAAACGCCGTCGTCGTGGATGCTCCGGTGAGCGGCGGCACGAAAGGCGCCGTCGACGGCACCCTGGCCATCATGGCCGGCGCCAGCGAAGCGGACTTCCAACGGCTGTTGCCGCTCTTCGGAGCGATGGGAACCACGGTACGGCGGCTGGGGCCGCTGGGGTCGGGGTCCCTCGCCAAGGCATGCAACCAGCTCATCGTGGGGACCACGACGGCGGCGCTCGCCGAGGCCGCGGAGCTCGCCGAACGGTCGGGTCTGGACGTCGCCGCCCTGTACGAGGTGCTCGCGGGCGGCCTGGCCGGAAGCAGGGTCCTGGACGTCGTGGGGCCGCGTCTCGCGGCCAAGGACTACGCCCCCACCGGCCCGGCCAAGTTCATGCACAAGGACCTTTCCTTTGTGCTCGAAAGCGCGGCCGCCGTGAATGCCGCCGTGCCGATGACGGCGGCCGGCGTCGAACTCTATGCGGAGCTGAAGCGCCAGGGCCTGGGGGACCAGGACCTGGCCGTCGTTCGGCAAACCATTGCGAATCTCAGCGACAACGGGGCATCCCAGCCACTACATAGCAGCCACGACCAAGTGAGGATCAGCGAACGATGA
- a CDS encoding D-2-hydroxyacid dehydrogenase → MMNTMTTKTTVAIAVPLEAELVERIRAVDPSVTVRYEPDLLPPERFPADHSGDPDFRRTPEQEERYWDMLNAADVLYGFPNESPAGLARVAGSNPHLRWIHAMAAGAGGAVKASGLDAATLEKFQVTTSAGVHALPLAEFAALGILNGFKRSGELAQDQAARIWPELRTPTRLVNGSRLVVTGLGEIGLETARIARALGMKVSGTKRTVEPIEGIDQVADNDGLAGLLASADAVVNTLPGTPYTERLFNREVFAAMKPGTVFVNVGRGTVVDEEALLEALDNGQVSYACLDVFAVEPLPQDSPLWNHPKVMVSPHTSALSAAENRLIAERFCSNLRTFLDGGELPHLVDTVHFY, encoded by the coding sequence ATGATGAACACTATGACGACTAAAACCACAGTCGCGATCGCGGTCCCGCTCGAAGCTGAGCTTGTGGAGCGCATCCGCGCAGTAGATCCTTCCGTTACCGTCCGCTACGAGCCGGACCTCCTTCCGCCGGAGCGCTTTCCGGCCGACCACTCCGGAGATCCGGACTTCCGCCGGACCCCGGAGCAGGAGGAGCGCTACTGGGACATGCTCAACGCCGCAGATGTCCTCTATGGTTTCCCCAATGAAAGCCCGGCGGGTCTCGCCCGGGTCGCCGGCAGCAACCCGCACCTACGCTGGATCCATGCCATGGCCGCCGGTGCCGGCGGAGCCGTCAAGGCATCGGGGCTGGACGCCGCGACGCTGGAGAAGTTTCAGGTGACGACGTCCGCGGGCGTCCATGCCCTGCCGCTCGCCGAGTTCGCCGCCCTCGGCATCCTCAACGGCTTCAAGCGCAGCGGGGAACTCGCGCAGGACCAGGCAGCCAGGATCTGGCCCGAGCTCCGCACCCCCACGCGCCTGGTCAACGGCTCCCGCCTGGTGGTCACCGGCCTCGGCGAAATCGGGCTCGAAACCGCACGCATCGCCCGCGCGCTGGGCATGAAGGTCAGCGGCACCAAGAGGACCGTGGAGCCCATTGAGGGCATCGATCAAGTCGCCGATAACGACGGCCTCGCCGGCCTGTTGGCTTCGGCCGACGCCGTCGTCAACACGCTGCCCGGCACGCCGTACACGGAACGGCTCTTCAACCGGGAAGTCTTCGCGGCCATGAAGCCCGGAACCGTCTTTGTGAACGTGGGCCGAGGCACCGTGGTGGACGAGGAGGCGCTGCTGGAGGCCCTCGACAACGGGCAGGTCTCGTACGCCTGCCTCGATGTGTTTGCCGTGGAGCCGCTCCCCCAGGACAGCCCGCTTTGGAACCACCCGAAGGTGATGGTGTCTCCGCACACCTCGGCCCTCAGCGCGGCCGAGAACCGGCTGATCGCCGAGCGGTTCTGCAGCAACCTGCGGACGTTCCTCGACGGCGGCGAACTCCCCCACCTCGTGGACACGGTCCACTTCTACTAG
- a CDS encoding MFS transporter codes for MLVTTRTNTPLAEADDAVVDPEQLRRATLASSVGSALEYYDFYIYGLASALIFGPLFFKPLGDDGALIASFATYGVGFAARPFGGVIFGYIGDKFGRKMVLILTIGLMGTASFAIGLLPTFEQAGMLGAVLLVTLRILQGLGAGAEQAGATTLISEVAPRRRRGFFASLPFVGIQLGTLLGAGTFALIAMADKAVLEGWLWRVPFLSSVILIAVAIFIRLRLKETPVFQELEKHKNVVKNPIGQLWKHSKKNVLIGIGLRMGENGNSSIYSALLIAFLASKDGIFPGDKFIGPVGLLIAAGFAAIMVVTFGALSDRFGRVPVYRYGALFQALFALPAFYLVTLGNVTLVWVVMVVGIALGVQSMLGPQCPLLPELFGSQYRFTGVAMSRELSAVLSGGLVPLVGAALLTATGHSWLVLAIYSLVLALISFVTTFFTPETVGRDLLLTEDAS; via the coding sequence GTGCTTGTGACAACTCGTACTAATACACCGCTCGCTGAAGCGGACGACGCCGTCGTTGATCCAGAACAGCTGCGAAGGGCAACTCTTGCCAGTTCTGTGGGCTCCGCTTTGGAGTACTACGACTTCTACATCTATGGGCTGGCGTCAGCCCTGATTTTCGGTCCGCTGTTCTTCAAGCCACTCGGCGACGACGGAGCCCTGATCGCATCGTTCGCCACATACGGCGTCGGATTCGCGGCCCGGCCGTTCGGCGGGGTGATCTTCGGCTACATCGGTGACAAGTTCGGCCGCAAGATGGTCCTCATCCTCACGATCGGCCTGATGGGAACCGCAAGCTTCGCCATCGGCCTTCTGCCCACCTTTGAACAGGCAGGAATGCTGGGCGCCGTCCTCCTCGTCACGCTGCGCATCCTGCAGGGACTCGGTGCCGGCGCGGAGCAGGCCGGCGCCACCACACTGATTTCAGAAGTCGCACCGCGCCGCCGTCGTGGTTTCTTCGCCTCGCTTCCCTTCGTCGGGATCCAGCTGGGCACCCTGCTCGGCGCCGGGACCTTTGCCCTGATCGCCATGGCTGACAAGGCCGTCCTCGAAGGCTGGCTGTGGCGGGTACCCTTCCTGTCGAGCGTGATCCTGATTGCGGTGGCCATCTTCATCCGGCTCCGGCTGAAGGAAACGCCCGTCTTCCAGGAACTTGAGAAGCACAAGAACGTGGTCAAGAACCCCATCGGGCAGCTCTGGAAGCACTCCAAGAAGAACGTGCTGATCGGCATCGGCCTGCGGATGGGCGAGAACGGCAATTCGTCGATCTATTCGGCCCTGCTCATCGCCTTCCTGGCATCAAAGGACGGGATCTTCCCGGGCGACAAGTTCATCGGCCCGGTTGGCCTGCTGATTGCCGCAGGTTTCGCCGCAATCATGGTGGTGACTTTCGGTGCCCTGTCGGACCGGTTCGGTCGCGTACCCGTCTACCGCTACGGTGCACTCTTCCAGGCGCTCTTCGCACTGCCGGCGTTCTATCTCGTGACGCTGGGCAATGTCACGCTCGTGTGGGTGGTCATGGTGGTGGGCATCGCCCTCGGGGTCCAGTCCATGCTTGGCCCGCAGTGCCCGCTCCTGCCTGAGCTCTTCGGCTCGCAGTACCGGTTCACCGGCGTGGCCATGAGCCGCGAACTCTCTGCCGTCCTGTCCGGCGGACTGGTTCCGCTGGTGGGCGCCGCGCTCCTGACCGCCACGGGTCACTCGTGGCTGGTGCTGGCGATTTACTCCCTGGTTCTTGCTCTCATCTCGTTTGTCACCACGTTCTTCACCCCTGAGACCGTGGGCCGCGACCTCCTCCTCACCGAGGACGCGAGCTAG
- a CDS encoding IclR family transcriptional regulator, translated as MADSRVSRTTSDGLGSASPAPAVTRAAAVLEALAASATGRLTLSDLARELGIPKSSTSNLLLALEEARLISRHGAEFTLGRKLVELGAAYLSRLDEVQEFYRFCEQAPTLSGETVRIAMLDGTNVIYLARYEGHPAVRLTSNIGDKMPVSLCAVGKALLARLHDHDVAEMFPDDAELPVLTPKSLRTGAELKAQLADIRDQGYAFEDEESTTGVVCLAVSVPTRGAHGPSLGLSVTALKATFSQEQGAMMVKELKELARSLGNPMG; from the coding sequence ATGGCCGATTCCCGAGTTTCCCGGACGACCTCTGACGGACTGGGAAGTGCCTCTCCCGCGCCGGCTGTCACCCGTGCTGCCGCCGTGCTGGAGGCCCTGGCTGCCTCTGCCACCGGACGCCTCACCCTGAGCGATCTGGCCAGGGAGCTGGGAATTCCCAAGTCGTCCACATCCAACCTCCTGCTTGCGCTGGAGGAGGCAAGGCTCATCAGCCGCCATGGTGCCGAGTTCACTCTTGGACGCAAGCTGGTCGAGCTCGGCGCGGCATACCTCAGCCGCCTTGACGAGGTGCAGGAGTTCTACCGGTTCTGTGAGCAGGCTCCCACCCTCTCGGGCGAAACGGTCCGGATCGCCATGCTGGACGGAACCAACGTCATTTACCTTGCCCGCTACGAGGGCCATCCCGCTGTTCGCCTCACGTCCAACATCGGCGACAAGATGCCCGTATCGCTCTGCGCCGTGGGCAAGGCGCTGCTGGCCCGGCTGCACGACCACGACGTCGCCGAGATGTTCCCGGACGACGCCGAACTGCCGGTGTTGACGCCGAAGTCGCTTCGCACCGGCGCTGAGCTCAAGGCCCAGCTTGCCGACATCCGGGATCAGGGCTACGCCTTCGAGGACGAGGAATCGACCACGGGCGTCGTCTGCCTGGCCGTTTCCGTGCCGACGCGCGGTGCGCACGGACCCAGCCTCGGGCTCTCGGTCACCGCGCTGAAGGCCACCTTCTCGCAAGAACAGGGCGCAATGATGGTCAAGGAACTGAAGGAGCTGGCCCGTTCCTTGGGCAATCCGATGGGGTAA
- a CDS encoding fumarylacetoacetate hydrolase family protein, whose translation MTATPSRRIARVRPLAPVSGDEHFFVANGAPDFDSAAGRFWTVIDSPFPASRANVGSAPRKGWETGTTVDQASFTFLAPSTPANVLGMAHNTGSEGRNLPPQAFHKAATSVVGPGDAIELRPGVGHVDPEAELTIVVGSRVRGLTLETARSAILGFTIGNDVSARDLQKSDELWISAKSQDTFTPVGPWIVTDMNDDNLAIGINHNGKELKAASSADLGWGVDEILVYLTSFMTLHPGDLVLTGFPAECARILPGDTVVCHVEGIGRLSNPVVAVA comes from the coding sequence ATGACCGCCACGCCAAGCCGCCGCATTGCCCGAGTCCGCCCTCTTGCCCCCGTTTCAGGGGACGAGCATTTTTTCGTCGCGAACGGTGCACCGGACTTTGACAGTGCAGCGGGAAGGTTCTGGACGGTGATAGATTCCCCGTTCCCAGCTTCGCGGGCCAATGTTGGCAGCGCACCCCGCAAGGGTTGGGAAACAGGCACCACGGTGGACCAGGCGTCCTTCACCTTTCTGGCGCCGAGTACGCCGGCGAACGTCCTGGGCATGGCGCACAATACCGGCAGCGAGGGCCGCAACCTCCCGCCGCAGGCATTCCATAAGGCGGCGACCAGCGTCGTCGGTCCGGGAGACGCGATAGAGCTGCGCCCGGGCGTGGGCCACGTTGACCCGGAAGCGGAGCTGACGATTGTGGTCGGGAGCCGGGTCCGCGGACTCACGCTCGAGACTGCCCGTAGCGCAATTCTGGGCTTCACCATCGGAAACGACGTCTCGGCCAGAGACCTGCAAAAGTCTGATGAACTGTGGATCAGCGCCAAGAGCCAGGACACGTTCACCCCGGTGGGGCCGTGGATTGTGACGGACATGAATGATGACAACCTGGCCATCGGAATCAATCATAACGGTAAGGAGCTCAAAGCGGCCAGCTCCGCCGACCTGGGCTGGGGAGTGGACGAAATCCTGGTCTACCTGACGTCCTTCATGACGCTGCATCCCGGCGACCTGGTGCTCACCGGCTTCCCCGCCGAATGCGCCCGGATCCTTCCCGGAGACACAGTCGTTTGCCACGTTGAGGGCATCGGCCGGCTCAGCAACCCGGTGGTGGCCGTAGCCTGA
- a CDS encoding PadR family transcriptional regulator, which produces MEDLDLDQELIRAALPQAVLAVLSHGESHGYALAEILRQHGFARIKGGTLYPLLKRLEDHGFVEHTWQHDLAGPGRKRFTITEQGLDELARTSAAWHRMSQTLTKIRTIRQEQP; this is translated from the coding sequence ATGGAAGATCTCGACCTTGACCAGGAGCTGATTCGGGCGGCGCTACCGCAGGCTGTGCTCGCAGTGCTCAGTCATGGGGAAAGTCACGGTTATGCCTTAGCCGAGATCCTTCGGCAGCACGGCTTCGCACGGATCAAGGGGGGAACCTTATATCCACTGCTGAAGCGACTGGAAGACCACGGCTTTGTTGAGCACACTTGGCAGCACGACCTAGCGGGTCCGGGCCGCAAGCGGTTCACAATCACTGAACAAGGCCTCGACGAGCTGGCCCGGACCTCAGCAGCTTGGCACCGGATGAGCCAGACCCTCACCAAAATCCGAACAATCCGACAGGAACAGCCATGA
- a CDS encoding ester cyclase has protein sequence MSESDEHNKRVVSMLVEAISRGDLAVFDEVYTAEAAAKARQWVRPFLESFPDVRMDVVQMVADGDTVVARLRCSGTHLGLWRGHAPTGRRFERVDEVYFFSFKDGLISGSWGIEDNLKRFGQLGLTLWTRRLISLEIRGVSSRGKQRARKVLVPVPSHGFPSTRPFS, from the coding sequence ATGAGCGAGTCGGACGAGCACAACAAGCGTGTCGTTTCCATGCTGGTGGAGGCAATCAGCCGTGGGGACCTGGCAGTGTTTGACGAGGTTTATACCGCGGAGGCCGCCGCGAAAGCCCGTCAGTGGGTCAGGCCATTTCTGGAGTCTTTTCCCGATGTCAGGATGGACGTCGTCCAGATGGTCGCTGATGGCGATACCGTCGTTGCAAGGCTGCGCTGTTCAGGTACTCATCTTGGTCTCTGGCGCGGGCATGCCCCGACCGGCAGGCGCTTTGAGCGGGTGGACGAGGTGTACTTCTTTTCCTTCAAGGATGGGCTGATCAGTGGCAGTTGGGGCATCGAGGACAACCTGAAACGCTTCGGCCAACTCGGCCTCACCCTCTGGACGAGACGCCTCATATCCCTTGAGATACGAGGCGTCTCGTCCAGAGGAAAGCAACGGGCCCGTAAGGTTCTAGTTCCGGTGCCATCACATGGCTTTCCCAGCACCAGGCCATTCTCATAA
- a CDS encoding MerR family transcriptional regulator, giving the protein MRISELATASGVPATTLRYYESVGLVTAKRGTNGYRDYDEDALGQLSFIEAAKQLDMSLPEIVELLTLIEGESCTQVREVLHPKLRQRLLEVDKRLANLQLLRDRLDAAVTRVGACPDSGRSCRSECALLGTRQDTCITAEAIPLPTENEGTR; this is encoded by the coding sequence GTGCGAATTTCAGAGCTGGCAACAGCGTCGGGGGTCCCTGCGACGACGCTGCGCTATTACGAGTCGGTAGGGCTGGTCACAGCGAAGCGGGGCACTAACGGGTACCGCGACTACGACGAGGATGCGCTCGGCCAGCTGTCGTTCATCGAGGCCGCAAAACAGCTGGACATGTCACTGCCCGAAATTGTCGAGCTTCTGACCCTCATCGAGGGTGAGAGTTGCACGCAGGTGCGCGAGGTTCTTCACCCCAAGCTCCGGCAAAGGCTGCTCGAGGTCGACAAACGCCTGGCGAACCTGCAGCTCCTGCGGGACCGGCTCGATGCCGCAGTAACCAGGGTTGGCGCGTGTCCGGACAGCGGACGCTCCTGCCGCTCCGAATGCGCACTCCTCGGCACCAGGCAGGACACCTGCATCACCGCAGAAGCTATCCCACTGCCAACAGAAAACGAAGGAACACGGTGA